GATCCTCCTCGACACCCACGTCCTGCTCTGGGTCGTCACCGGCGTACGCCCTGTCGGGCGTCGAGCCACCGACTCCATCCGGCAGGCGGACGGCGTGCTCGCGTCCGCGATCAGCTACGTCGAGCTGGCCGTCAAGGGACAGCGCCGCAAGGTCACCGTGCCGTCCGAGTTCCCGCGCCTGGTGCGCGAGCAAGGCATCCGGCCTCTTGCCTTCACCGAGGATCACGCGAACGGGCTCACCACGATTCCTGCGTTGCAGGGGCACGACCCGTTCGACCGCATGCTGCTGGCGCAGGCCCAGATCGACGGCCACCAGTTCGCCACCGCCGACGCCGTCCTGCTCGGCCTCGACCTCCCCTGGATCATCGACGCCACCACCTAGGAGCACCGTGACCGACCTTCCCGACTGGGCCGCCGACCTCGATCTCCAGCCGCACCCCGAGGGTGGCTGGTACGCCGAGACCTACCGGCACGACGCGACCACCGAGACGGCGGCCGGCACCCGGTCGCTGGGCACGGCCATCTACTTCCTGCTCCTACCCGGGGACTCCTCGGCCTGGCACCGGGTCGCCAGCGACGAGCTCTGGTTCCACCACCGCGGCGGGCCGCTGCGCCTGTGGATCAGCGACGACCCGGTGGACCCGGTCGTCGAGCCTGCCGAGACGATCCTCGGCTCCGACCTCGCAGCCGGACAGAGACCCCAGCTGCTCGTGCCGGCCGGTGCCTGGCAGGCGGCTCGCCCCGTCGACGAAGCCGTGCTGGTCAGCTGCGTCGTCGTACCGGGCTTCGACTTCGCCGACTTCGAGCTCGGCGGTCCGGCGCCGGCCTGAGCAGCACGGACGCGAACCACGAAGGGCCCCCGGGAGATCACGACAGTTCCCCGGGGGCCCTTCTGGTCATGCCGTCAGCGGCATCACTTCTTCTTCCTCACCAAGGTGAACGTCGTGCTCACCACCTTGGTCCCGCCCTCGGCCTTGAAGGTGACGGTCACGGAGACCGTGATCTTTCCCTTCCGCTTCAGCGGTGCCTTGTACGCCGACTTCGCGGTGATCGGGATCTGGATGATCCCGGCACCCGCCGCCTTCTTCGTGACGGTGACGACCTTGCCGCCGGTCAGCGTGATGGTGCCCGCTGTGTTCACCTTGACGCTGAGGACGGCCGTCCCCTTCTTCTTGTTCTTCACCACGCCGGCGCCGTTCAGCGTCGGCTTGATCGGCGGAGCCTTGGCGACCTTCACCGTCAGCGTGCCCGACGTGGTCTCCTGACCGGAGGAGTCGGTGACGACCCCTGCGAAGGTGACCGTCTTGCCGGCGTCGGCTGTGGTCGGCGTCCAGGTGAACGCGTACGGCGCCTGCGACTCCGTGGCCACCGTCTTGCCGTCGACCAGCAGGGCAGCCGACTTCACCGCGAAGTCGTCACGACCGAGCACCAGCGGGTACACCGTCTGGCCGGGCTTGACCGTCAGCCCCGTACCCGGGTCGATCAGCTCTGCGGTCGGGTCGTCGTCACCGACGCCGCCCTCCTTCGTCGGCACCGCGGCCGGTGCCGAGGTCAGCCGACCGGGCACGGTGACCGTGGCCGCGGGTGTGGTGTCCGGACCGGAGATCGCCTCCAGGCCGGTGTCCGGGTTGGCCGGTCCACCGGCGACCGGGGCACCCTGACCCACGTAGCTGTTGCTCAGCGCGAACGGAGCACCCTGGCGCACAGCCGACTTGTCCGCGTTGGCGTTGTACGCCGCGAACCCGTTCCCGGTGACAATGTTGCCGGTCGCGGTCAGCGAACCAGGAGCATCGGTACCGGCGTCGGTGAGCAGGATGCCGTAGGACTTCGACGGGTCGGGCTTGAAGTAGTTGCCGGTGATCCGGCTGTTCTTCACGAACCCGTCCGCGCCGCCGGCGTACTTGATGCCCGTCTGCGGGACGACCGTGCCCGGCTTGCCCTTCACGACCGTGTTGGTCACGTAGCCGTGCTGCTTGACGTTGGTCCGGACCAGGTTGTCCGCACTTCCGTCAGCACCGCGAGCGCCGTCGAACAGGATGCCGCCGGACTGGTACCCGGTGACCAGGCTGTTGGTGACGGTGACCTCGTTCTCGACCGTGCCGGCGCCGGACCCCTGGATGAGGCCCGTCTTGACGATGCCCCACCCGTGCGGGTTCTCCGCGAGGTCGTCGGCGTTCGTGGCGACCTTCATCGGCCCGACCACGCTCTCCGACACCCGGCCCGCCGCACCGAAGAAGGCGATGCCGGCCTCGGCGTAGGTGTCACCGGCCACCACCGTGACCCCCGAGATGTCCACGAACATCTCGTTGGTGTCGGTCGAACCGAGCGACTGCCGCGACACCGTGATGACGTTGCCGCCGCCGTCGCGCAGGTAGGGCTTGACCCCGGCGAGGGTGTCGAGCGACTGGTCCGGCTCGATGGTGACCTTGTCAGCTCCGGCGCCCTTGATCTTCAGGGGCTTGGTGATGGTCAGACCGTTGGTCGAGCCTGTCGCCACCGGGTTGCTGGCGTGGTAGACCGGCGTCGAGGACTCCTCGTAGGTGCCGGCGCAGACCACGATCGTGTCCCACGGGGCGGCGAAGTCGATCGCGGACTGGATCGAGGTGAAGTTCGCGTTCGGGCACTGCTCCTTGTCGTCGTCGACCACCCACGAGGTGTTCGAGTACGGGTCGGCCACGGTGTCGACGAGCTTCAGGTTGCCCGCGCTGACGTCGTAGTCCTCGAGCAGGTCGGCCGGGTCCGGTCCGGTGCCGGCCGGACCGCTGCCGGCGCCGTTCGCGGCGTTGCCGTCGGAGAGGATCAGCGGGTTCGCCGCGGTGGCCTCCTGGAAGCGCACGTCCGCGAGCTGGATGGACCCCGACTGCGGCGTCCCGTCAGCACCGAACTCGAAGGAGATCTTGTCCAACGAGCTGATGTCCACGCCCGCGTCCGCGAACTCGCTGAGCGGGACCCGGATCTGGTCCAGCACGATGTGCGTGTTCGGGGTGTTGGTGCCGGTGGACATGTGCAGGGCATTGCCCCAGCGCTCGTCGCCGGCGTGCACCGACGCCGTCTTCCCCTTCGTGTCGGTGAGCGTGATCAGGAAGTCCTGCGTGGAGTTCTCCGGGTCGTAGGACTGCGGCTTCTCGTTGGCCCAGATCGGCGCCTCGGTGGTGCCGGTCTTGGTGTTGTCGCCACGCTCGTCGGCGCCCGGGTTGCGGGTGTCGAAGAAGTTGACGTCTGCGCCCATCGCCAGTGCCTTCAGCCCCGACATGTCCTTGGACGCGTCCGGGATGTCGGCGGTGAGCTCGGCGTCCTGGCCGGCCTCCCAGGCGAGCGCCAGCTGGCGCCCGTAGGAGTGGTTGACCGGAGCGTTCTCACGGATGCCGTTCTGACCGCCCAGTGCCGCCTTGCCCGGCAGTGGGCAGGCCTTGGCGCCGGTGGGCTGGGTGCTCTTGCCCAGCTGCGCGGGGGCGAAGTCGTCGGGCTCGGGGTTGCACCAGTCGTAGCCGCCCGCCGTCTTCTCGGGCAGCGAGACCGCGCCGTTGTCGAGGTAGGGGTAGGCGAAGCCGTCACCGGACAGCTTCCCGCCCAGCGCGTTCAGCCCGAGCGGGTTCTCGACCTCGGGACGGATCACGTCGACGCGCTCACCCTTGGCTGGGAAGTAGCTCGTCGAGACGTACTCCTTGCAGGGCACCCGGGTGCCGGACTCGCTGGTCGGGCAGGCCGAGGCAGGGATCTGCAGGTGCGACGCGGTGTCGGAGAGCTCGCCGGTCATGTACGGCTCGAAGGCACCCTCACCACCGACGTAGCGCCGGAAGAACGCGGCCATCGTGGCGAGACCGATCTTCTCCTGGTCGCCCATCCGAGCCGGGTCGCCGGAGATCTTGGTGTTGACCAGCGGGTTGTAGGTGTCGTCGTTGTCGATGACGTAGTTGTTGGTTTTCTCCTGGTCCTGGCTGCCGTTGGTGCTGCCTGGCCGCGCGGTGATGGCCTTGGGGTTGGCCGAACCGGACAGGCGCAGGTTGTTCGGGTGCACGTTCGTCGAGGCGAACGGGGCCGAGTTGCCGCAGGCGGCGTCGTTGTTGGCCTGGCCGTCGGCACCGCCGTCGGCGTACCAGACGGTGTTGTACCAGTTGTGGATCGCTCCGAGCTGCGAGGACTGGATCCGCGGGAACGGGTCCTTCGGATTGATGTACTGGCTGCGCTCGTAGAAGCGCGCGCCCTGCAGGTTGGAGACGTCGCCGTCGCAGAACGGCAGGATCGTCATGTACGGCGTGCCGTACGGCGCCTTCCGCTCGTAGTCCACCGGCGCCAGCGAGATCACACCGCGCAACGGGTAGCGCGGGCCGTCGGTCCGCTCCCGGTTGTAGTCGATGAAGCTGGTCACCGCGTCACCGCCGCGGGAGTGGCCCATCAGTCCGATGCGGGTCATGTCGAGCTTGCCCGACAGCGTCGTCCCGATCGTCGCGTTGGCCGTGACCGGAACACCACCCGGGGTGTTCGCCAGGGTCAGCGCGTCCAGGGCGGCCGCGATCAGCTTGCGGCGCTGGTGCATGCCCTTGCCCTTGTTGTTGTCCTGCCGCATCATCAGCTGGTCCTGGGAGAGCGAGAAGACCGTGTAGCCCCAGGTCGCCAGGTTCTCACCGAGGTAGGCGTAACCGGCCTCGTTCCGCTTGAACGCGGTGCAGGTCGCGGTGGTGCTGTCCTGGCCGGCGTCGCAGGAGCCGTGGTTGCCGTGCACGAGCACGATCACCGGCGACGGCTCCGAGCGGTCGG
The DNA window shown above is from Marmoricola sp. OAE513 and carries:
- a CDS encoding type II toxin-antitoxin system VapC family toxin, yielding MILLDTHVLLWVVTGVRPVGRRATDSIRQADGVLASAISYVELAVKGQRRKVTVPSEFPRLVREQGIRPLAFTEDHANGLTTIPALQGHDPFDRMLLAQAQIDGHQFATADAVLLGLDLPWIIDATT
- a CDS encoding cupin domain-containing protein — translated: MTDLPDWAADLDLQPHPEGGWYAETYRHDATTETAAGTRSLGTAIYFLLLPGDSSAWHRVASDELWFHHRGGPLRLWISDDPVDPVVEPAETILGSDLAAGQRPQLLVPAGAWQAARPVDEAVLVSCVVVPGFDFADFELGGPAPA
- a CDS encoding Ig-like domain-containing protein, which gives rise to MKLLTTKRWSALAVTALAGALLVPLAPTATATPSLAPAADPSALPDPTARGTYTAAVVQEAKLGTAALQEPDSSGAAPTAGTARAPEYFEIRGQLFYPSDRSEPSPVIVLVHGNHGSCDAGQDSTTATCTAFKRNEAGYAYLGENLATWGYTVFSLSQDQLMMRQDNNKGKGMHQRRKLIAAALDALTLANTPGGVPVTANATIGTTLSGKLDMTRIGLMGHSRGGDAVTSFIDYNRERTDGPRYPLRGVISLAPVDYERKAPYGTPYMTILPFCDGDVSNLQGARFYERSQYINPKDPFPRIQSSQLGAIHNWYNTVWYADGGADGQANNDAACGNSAPFASTNVHPNNLRLSGSANPKAITARPGSTNGSQDQEKTNNYVIDNDDTYNPLVNTKISGDPARMGDQEKIGLATMAAFFRRYVGGEGAFEPYMTGELSDTASHLQIPASACPTSESGTRVPCKEYVSTSYFPAKGERVDVIRPEVENPLGLNALGGKLSGDGFAYPYLDNGAVSLPEKTAGGYDWCNPEPDDFAPAQLGKSTQPTGAKACPLPGKAALGGQNGIRENAPVNHSYGRQLALAWEAGQDAELTADIPDASKDMSGLKALAMGADVNFFDTRNPGADERGDNTKTGTTEAPIWANEKPQSYDPENSTQDFLITLTDTKGKTASVHAGDERWGNALHMSTGTNTPNTHIVLDQIRVPLSEFADAGVDISSLDKISFEFGADGTPQSGSIQLADVRFQEATAANPLILSDGNAANGAGSGPAGTGPDPADLLEDYDVSAGNLKLVDTVADPYSNTSWVVDDDKEQCPNANFTSIQSAIDFAAPWDTIVVCAGTYEESSTPVYHASNPVATGSTNGLTITKPLKIKGAGADKVTIEPDQSLDTLAGVKPYLRDGGGNVITVSRQSLGSTDTNEMFVDISGVTVVAGDTYAEAGIAFFGAAGRVSESVVGPMKVATNADDLAENPHGWGIVKTGLIQGSGAGTVENEVTVTNSLVTGYQSGGILFDGARGADGSADNLVRTNVKQHGYVTNTVVKGKPGTVVPQTGIKYAGGADGFVKNSRITGNYFKPDPSKSYGILLTDAGTDAPGSLTATGNIVTGNGFAAYNANADKSAVRQGAPFALSNSYVGQGAPVAGGPANPDTGLEAISGPDTTPAATVTVPGRLTSAPAAVPTKEGGVGDDDPTAELIDPGTGLTVKPGQTVYPLVLGRDDFAVKSAALLVDGKTVATESQAPYAFTWTPTTADAGKTVTFAGVVTDSSGQETTSGTLTVKVAKAPPIKPTLNGAGVVKNKKKGTAVLSVKVNTAGTITLTGGKVVTVTKKAAGAGIIQIPITAKSAYKAPLKRKGKITVSVTVTFKAEGGTKVVSTTFTLVRKKK